One Natrinema longum genomic window, GGAACTCGCGGTCGCGGAGGGCAACCCCCTCGCAGTCGACGACCCGACGGGCCTGCTCGTCGACCGGCTCGAGGACCGTCCGCCCGTCGTAGCGCAGTGGGTCGAGAAACTCCGCCCAGACGGTTTCGGCGAACGCACGACGGTCGCGCTCGTCGGCCCCGTGATCGATCCGCCCTGCGAGTCGCGCGATGCCGTCGAAGTGGACCGGATCGAGCGTCATGACAGGTGGCTCCCACCCGACCGGCAAAAAGCCAGTGGTCGTGGCGGCGAAGACGTTCACTCGAGCCCGTGTAAATTACTATCAGAAAGCGTATGTATGGGCGGTTCGAGGGTCGGCATATCCCGATGTCCGAGCGAGAGTCGGCGGCGGTCGAGTGCGGGGACAGTCCAGTCAATTGGCGACAGCACAGTTCCGGCGTCACCCTCTACGAGGAAGGTAACGCCGACGCCTGGATCCGGGCTGAGTTCGAGGCCGGGGTCGACCCCGAACACCGGCTTTTTATGATCTGTGACGAGTGTGGCGCGGTGTTCGCCCAACGGGTGAAACCGGGGCGAGGGACGACTTGCGGCGACTGCGGCGCAACCTTCGAACATCAGAACTGATGACACGTTCGACTCAGTCCGTTTCAGTCGTTGCTTCGGTCTACTGATAGAATAGCTGGCGTTCTCCCCGCTTGCTCGAAGGTTTCATTCTCTAGTGGAACAACTATCAGATTGGCGAATAAGCTAGGTTTGGCTGTATCTTTATATAAAAGTTGGATTAAGGACCATTAGTCGGAAGTCACTTTAGTCGACGTATGGGATGTGTTTTTACCAGTATACAGGTGGCTGATCGTGCCTCTACGAAAACGGACGACTCTCTAGAGGAGGTAGTTACCGCCAATCCAGACGACTTCACACAATAATCTTCACCATTAGCCGTTGAATCTCCCTCATTCAGACCAGAATATATTAAAATTACAACTTCTTTGATCGGCTTTGCCCGTTTCGGGAAGCGGGCCGTCGTCGGATCGAACAATTTATGATCGGCGGCATTCCGTACTATGTTCGGTTACTGTCGTCTTTCACCTCGTCATCGATGTAGTTGTCAATGTGGTTGAGAATCTTGTTTCGTGGAGCCGTATTATCATGGTTGGCCATCACGCAGAATGAGTATCGATCGTCACGGCACCGAACCGACGACCATGCACCCCGGCTTCGGCCATTGTGTCCCATCGCCGAGTCATAGGATACCCACCCAAGGGCGTAGGGATCCTTCCGTATCTCGAGTGCATCCTCGGCAGTCGACGTAGCGAGTATCTCGCTCCCGGTCTCATAGTGACCGCCGTCCTTATAGAGATAGGCGATGTCATCGACGATCCGCAGCACCTCCGTTGGCGATCCAACCCATCCACCATGTGCATCCCGAAACTCAAGTCGAGCATCATCTCCGTAGACGGGACGGTCACTGTGATAGAACACTTCGTTATTAATTCTGTCTGTTTTGCTGTCACCACCAATCTGCATACCAGTAGCGCCGACGGGCTCAAGGACAGTCTGTTGCACGTAGTCCGCGTACGATCGGTTGGTGACTTCTTCAATCAACTGTCCGAGGACAAGGTAACAGAAGTTCTGATATTCGTATCTGCTTCCCGGGGTGTATTCGACCGTATGCTCATTTAATATCTCAGTAATAACCTCATCTTGGGTCATTCCCTTCGTTCCGTCGTATACGGGGTAGTCCGATCCGAACTCGAAACCTGATGTCATAGACAGGAGGTTTTCGACGGTGATGTTCTCAAACAGAGGTTGATAACTGTGAGTAGCCAGCGGATATTTACTGTTGAAGATAGGCGGACCATTCTCTGAGAAGGTGTCTCCGAACACCGGATCGCCCAGCGAGATTGATCCGTTTTCAACGAGTGTCAGGACCGCCGCGGAAGTAAGTGTCTTGGAGATGCTACCGATTCTGAATCGGTGTGAGGAATCAACCTCCGTTTCCGATCTTGGATCAGCGTATATTTTTCCGAGGTGTATTCTGTCCGCAGTCGATCGAGAACCGTACCAATCGGTATTGATCGTACAGGAGAGCCCAGGGATATTGTAGTCTCTCATTAAATTCCAGATGGCTTCGGTATGGGGACTTGACGTGGCAGCGCTGGCCGTTCCGGTGAATAGACCGGCAGAAATTCCTGCGGCTCCCACTGATTTAATTACATTTCTCCTAGTGAGTTTTTTCATACTCTCTTCTGGCATAGGAAATTGTATGACCTCTCATTACTTATTACTTTCTATTATAATTGCATTTGCTGATTAGTAATGATATTTATAATATATTTTTATAAAATGGCGTATAAATAGCATCTTAATTGCGGTAGCTATTTAAGGATATGAATGGGTTTGCCGACGACAGACAACGACAGCTAATTAGGATACGCCGGTTTCCGATCCAGTATGGAAGCTGCGCTGATCGTCCTCGACGGCTGGGGACTCGGTGACGGCGGCAGAGATGCGGTTCAGGCAGCCGATACGCCGGTGTTCGACCGGCTCGCCGAATCGGGTGCGTACGGCCGCCTCGAGGTCGCGGGGCGGCGCGTCGGCCTCCCGGACGGCCAGATGGGAAACAGCGAGGTCGGCCACCTCAATATCGGTGCCGGCCGGGTCGTCTACCAGGAGTACACGCGGATCTCGGACTCGATCGCGGACGGCTCGTTCCGGGAGAACGACGCGATCAATACGGCGTTCGATCGAGCGCGGGCGAACGACGGCCGCGTTCACTTCCTCGGCCTCGTCAGCGACGGTGGAGTCCACTCGGATCAGGAACACCTGCACGCGCTGATCGAACTGGCGGCGGACCGCGACGTCGAGGCCGTCACCCACGCGATCACCGATGGTCGTGATACCTCTCCGACCGGGGGCCGGGAGTACCTCGGCACGCTCGAGGACGTCGTCGCCGAGCACGGCACGGGCGACGTGGCGACGGTCTCGGGCCGGTACTACGCGATGGACCGCGACCAGAACTGGGAGCGGACGAACCGGGCCTACGACGCCATCGTGAACCGCGAAGGCGAGTGGACCGCCGAGTCGGCGGTCGACGCCGTCGAGCAATCCTACGACCGCGGCGAGACCGACGAGTTCGTCGAGCCGACGGTGGTCGCGGAGCAGCCAGCGCTCGCGGACGGCGATGCGGTCGTCTGGTTCAACTTCCGCTCGGATCGCGCCCGCCAGCTCACCCGGATGCTCGCCGACATTCGGCCCGCGGACTGGGCGGACGACCTCGAGACCAGCCCGCCGGATGCGGAAGTCGTCATGATGACGCAGTACGACAAGACGTTCGACCTCCCCGTGGCCTACCCGCCGCACCAACCCGAACAGGTGTTAGGCGAGGTACTGGCCGACGCGGGCCGGACGCAACTGCGGATCGCCGAATCCGAGAAGTACGCCCACGTCACGTACTTCCTGAACGGCGGCCGCGAGGTCGAGTTCGACGGCGAGATCCGGACGATCGTCGAGAGCCCCGACGTCCCGACCTACGATCTGCAGCCGGAGATGAGTGCGCCCGAGGTGACCGACACCGCGATCGATACCATCGACTCCGACGACCCGGACGTGCTCGTGCTCAACTACGCGAATCCGGACATGGTCGGCCACACCGGCGACTACGAGGCCGCGATCGAGGCCGTCGAAGCCGTCGACGCCCAACTCGGTCGGCTCGTCGCGGCGCTCGAGGACGCCGGCGCACACGTCCTCATCACTGCGGATCACGGCAACGCGGACGACATGGGAACGGCGGAAGACCCCCACACCGCGCACACGTACAACGAGGTCCCCCTGATCTACCAGGCAGCCGACGGAACCGCGGGAGGGCGAACGATTCGTGACGGCGGAACGCTCGCCGACATCGCGCCCACGATCCTCGAGGTGATCGATCTCGAGCAACCCCCCGAAATGACCGGCGAGTCGCTGCTCGAGTGAGCGCGGCGTCGGCCTGTCGGGCTCTGGCGACGGGACGACGCGCCAGCCTCGGGTCCCCAGCGGGCCACAACACCGAAGTCGCTGTGCTCGTACCCTCCGTAGCATGGGTGCAGTTCCGTGGCCGGCTGCTGGGTCGATCCTCTCCGGCGTCGGAACGCTGTTTTTGCTCCAGTATCTCCGCCAACACGGGGGGAAACCCGGCGCGGACTGGTTGTTGGTGGCACTGCTCGCACAGGCGCTGTGGTGTTTCTCGTATGGCATCGGGCTGTTGGTCTTCGATCCCACGTTGCGGTGGGGCCTCGAAGTCCTGACCTGGACCGGCATCGTCTGGACCGGGGTGCCGTTTTTGGCCTTCGGCCTCGAGTACACCGGTCGCGGCTCGCTCGTTCGAACGCCCTGGTTCGGATCGCTGGTCCTCGTCCCGGTGATCACGACGGTACTGGTCGCGACGAATCCGCTCCACGAAATCGTCTGGAGCGGGTTCCGAATCGATCCGGTCTACGGCGCGGCGACGGTGTCCTACGACCTCAACGCCTGGGCGTTCTTCGCGATCATGGTCGGGACGGTCTTTGCGGCGTCGGGAACGTTGCTCCTGTTCGATACGGTCATCAGCTACGGCCCGCTCTACCGAACGGAGGCGCTCGCGGTCGGACTCAGTACGCTCCCGCCGGGGGTCGGTCTGCTCGTGTGGCTCTTCGGACTGGGCCCGGTCGATCAGCTCAACCTCTCGGCCGTGCTGTTTCTCCCCCACGTCGTGCTCGACACCTACGCGTTCGTCGGCGGAAACATGTTCACGTACAGCCCGTCGGTCCAGCGCACGGCCGATCGATCCGCCATCGAAGAGCTCGAGAACCCGTTTCTCGTCGTCGACACGGACGAGCGGATCGTCGACTGCAATCCCGCGGCCGAAACGGCATTCGATGTCGCGAAACCGGGCGTTCTGGGCGAACCGCTCGAGCGGGTGACCGGCCTGACCGTCGCTGACGCGGATGCGCGGATCATCACGGATACTGACGGCGGCGACCACCGGGAGCTCACCGTCTCGACGTCACAGCTCAGAAACGAGTCCGAACGGATCGTCGGTCACACGCTCGTCCTGCAGGATATCACCGACCAGCGGCGACGCGAACAGCGCCTCGAGATCCTCAATCGGGTCCTTCGTCACAACCTCCGAAACGATCTGACCGCCGTCCGGGGCTACGTCGGGATCGCCGCCGACCGCGTCGACGACGACGAGCTCACGGCGATGCTCGAGGGAGTCCACGACGACGTCGATGAAGTTCTCGCGATGGCCGAGAAGGCCCGCACCTTCGAGCGTGCGATCGAGACGACCCCGTCGGCAGCGACGGTGACCGCCCGTGATGTCTTCGAGTCCATCGCAATCGATCTCGAGGCCCAACAGGAGGGGCGCGTCGACGTCGCAGTGCCGGCGGCGCTGACCCTCCGGACGAACCGGGAGCTGTTCGCGGTCGCATTCGCGAACCTCGTCGAGAACGGACTCGTCCACAGCGACGCGGACGATCCACACGTGACGATCGACCTCGAGAGCGCGGCGGCCGATCGAACCGCCGTCTTCACCGTTCGCGATAACGGCCCCGGCATTCCGGCACACGAACTCGCCGTCCTCGAGCGGGGCGAGGAGACCGCCCTGGAACACGGCAGCGGACTGGGGCTGTGGATCGCCTGGTGGGCCGTGACGGCACTCGGTGGCGATCTTTCCTTCGAGACGGAGACGGATGGCACGACCGCGGTCGTTCGTCTTCCCGGCGTTCTCGAGTCTACGGAGGCGGATAGCGCGGTGACGCAGCCAGCGGGGGAATAGACGTCACGGGGACCACCGGACGTCTCGGTACTGGAACGGCTGGTTCCCGAGTGATATATACGCCACATACGAACGTTCAATAAATCGGCGAGGATAGGGTCGTCCGGACCCGTTTCGATATGTCCCAGTCAACTCCCGCCCCCGATACGGACGAGTCAGTCGTCGACGCGTACGTGTTCGACGTTCGAATCGTCGAGATCGACGCGATCGACGGCGACGACTCGCGGTACCGATTCGAGGCACCGAACCACACCGAGGTCACGTTCGACGACCTCGAGGATGCTCGCCGCTACGCGGACGTCTACTTCGACGTCAACGGCTTCGTCGAGGAGAACACCGGTGAACGCGGCGTCCCACCCGAAATCGTCCAGGCCGGCAAGGATACCCTCGCTGCGTACCTCACCACGTGCCCCTGGGCGGACGGCAACTGGGTCGCGTCGTTCTACGGGACGACCCCTGCGGAGATCGACCGGTACTGTTCGTGGGTCCGTGACCGGGCCGACGAGATACGAACGCAGATCGAGGAACGCGACTTCGAGTAGCCCTGCCTCGAGTCGTCTCGAGCGCGGTTGACGCTCTGTTCTGTGGGTACTGCCTGGGGATGGCCGTCGCTTCGCCAGAAGCGACCGGCACACTCGATCGATCCGACGGAACTGCTCGATGTCCACTCGAGGAGATGTGGAGTGATCCCGATCGACGTGTCGGTACAGTCCCCGCTCAGTATGATCGTATAGCGGTCGGTACCGCTCATAGCGATCTATTACATTGCATGGCAATAGTAGCGTTCGACGGAGTTATTTCTTGCATATATCTATATTATAAAATCTAACTATAGTACCGAGAGTCGTTTCTGTCGCATATGGTCGAATTTACCAGGCGGACGCTGATGGCAACATCAGCGGCGGCTGCGATCGGCGTTGGAGCGATCGGGACGGCAACCGCGGCTGACGCCGATACTCCAGGTGCACCGACGATACGCGGGGACCTCCAGCGGCTCGCGACGACGGCCCGCGGTGCCGAAGTGACTGGCCCGTTCGTCTTCGAGAACGGCGAAGTACTGTTCAGCCTGCAGCATCCGAGCCGGGACAATCCGGAGCCGTACGATACGGCGGCCGTCGGGGTCCTCGCCGGCCACCAGTTCGAGTTCAACGGCAAGAACGACGAGTTCGACGCACTCGAGGCTCCCCGGTCTGCTGACGCACAGGGACGAGTCCAGGTCGCTGGCGGTGAGTACGACATCCTCGTCCAGGAAGGGGTGCCGATCGCCGGCGGCGACGGGAAGTGGGGCCACCCGGAGACGCCCGACGGCACGGATATCGCCGCGTTCGACGGCAGTCG contains:
- the gpmI gene encoding 2,3-bisphosphoglycerate-independent phosphoglycerate mutase; the encoded protein is MEAALIVLDGWGLGDGGRDAVQAADTPVFDRLAESGAYGRLEVAGRRVGLPDGQMGNSEVGHLNIGAGRVVYQEYTRISDSIADGSFRENDAINTAFDRARANDGRVHFLGLVSDGGVHSDQEHLHALIELAADRDVEAVTHAITDGRDTSPTGGREYLGTLEDVVAEHGTGDVATVSGRYYAMDRDQNWERTNRAYDAIVNREGEWTAESAVDAVEQSYDRGETDEFVEPTVVAEQPALADGDAVVWFNFRSDRARQLTRMLADIRPADWADDLETSPPDAEVVMMTQYDKTFDLPVAYPPHQPEQVLGEVLADAGRTQLRIAESEKYAHVTYFLNGGREVEFDGEIRTIVESPDVPTYDLQPEMSAPEVTDTAIDTIDSDDPDVLVLNYANPDMVGHTGDYEAAIEAVEAVDAQLGRLVAALEDAGAHVLITADHGNADDMGTAEDPHTAHTYNEVPLIYQAADGTAGGRTIRDGGTLADIAPTILEVIDLEQPPEMTGESLLE
- a CDS encoding serine hydrolase domain-containing protein yields the protein MPEESMKKLTRRNVIKSVGAAGISAGLFTGTASAATSSPHTEAIWNLMRDYNIPGLSCTINTDWYGSRSTADRIHLGKIYADPRSETEVDSSHRFRIGSISKTLTSAAVLTLVENGSISLGDPVFGDTFSENGPPIFNSKYPLATHSYQPLFENITVENLLSMTSGFEFGSDYPVYDGTKGMTQDEVITEILNEHTVEYTPGSRYEYQNFCYLVLGQLIEEVTNRSYADYVQQTVLEPVGATGMQIGGDSKTDRINNEVFYHSDRPVYGDDARLEFRDAHGGWVGSPTEVLRIVDDIAYLYKDGGHYETGSEILATSTAEDALEIRKDPYALGWVSYDSAMGHNGRSRGAWSSVRCRDDRYSFCVMANHDNTAPRNKILNHIDNYIDDEVKDDSNRT
- a CDS encoding histidine kinase N-terminal 7TM domain-containing protein; amino-acid sequence: MGAVPWPAAGSILSGVGTLFLLQYLRQHGGKPGADWLLVALLAQALWCFSYGIGLLVFDPTLRWGLEVLTWTGIVWTGVPFLAFGLEYTGRGSLVRTPWFGSLVLVPVITTVLVATNPLHEIVWSGFRIDPVYGAATVSYDLNAWAFFAIMVGTVFAASGTLLLFDTVISYGPLYRTEALAVGLSTLPPGVGLLVWLFGLGPVDQLNLSAVLFLPHVVLDTYAFVGGNMFTYSPSVQRTADRSAIEELENPFLVVDTDERIVDCNPAAETAFDVAKPGVLGEPLERVTGLTVADADARIITDTDGGDHRELTVSTSQLRNESERIVGHTLVLQDITDQRRREQRLEILNRVLRHNLRNDLTAVRGYVGIAADRVDDDELTAMLEGVHDDVDEVLAMAEKARTFERAIETTPSAATVTARDVFESIAIDLEAQQEGRVDVAVPAALTLRTNRELFAVAFANLVENGLVHSDADDPHVTIDLESAAADRTAVFTVRDNGPGIPAHELAVLERGEETALEHGSGLGLWIAWWAVTALGGDLSFETETDGTTAVVRLPGVLESTEADSAVTQPAGE